One region of Salvia miltiorrhiza cultivar Shanhuang (shh) chromosome 3, IMPLAD_Smil_shh, whole genome shotgun sequence genomic DNA includes:
- the LOC131017889 gene encoding uncharacterized protein LOC131017889, whose product MEKENAREKKKSTESSNNRVIWDCGSSLYDSFELKSLQKELDSALVSRTLSMPHLSDRRRPPPPPANRKQASRISRSFHKLIRAIFRPKSAKDSGYDEQPGKGFYVVYDRSAPKMAEIPEFDELSPELRPLVRRSASARFTSLGITCS is encoded by the coding sequence ATGGAGAAAGAAAATGCGAGGGAGAAGAAAAAGTCAACAGAATCGAGCAATAATCGTGTGATCTGGGATTGCGGCAGCTCGCTCTACGACTCGTTCGAGTTGAAATCACTGCAAAAAGAGCTCGATTCCGCCCTAGTCTCCAGAACTCTTTCAATGCCCCATTTATccgaccgccgccgccctccCCCGCCGCCGGCGAACAGGAAGCAGGCGTCGAGGATTTCCCGCTCTTTTCACAAGCTGATCCGAGCAATTTTCAGGCCAAAAAGCGCCAAAGATTCGGGTTATGATGAGCAACCGGGAAAAGGATTTTATGTGGTTTATGATAGATCAGCCCCTAAGATGGCAGAAATTCCGGAATTCGATGAGCTGTCGCCTGAATTAAGGCCTCTTGTGAGAAGATCAGCTTCAGCAAGGTTCACTTCTCTGGGAATTACTTGCTCTTGA